The Burkholderia mayonis genome window below encodes:
- a CDS encoding tlde1 domain-containing protein, translated as MGWFYDFAREYGYGTNRSQWFALYRDDGKVDDETIINAVRRSAFRLHPIGPHGRSDGSITLASIDRITMRLPSLECPFIQEGRNDRPESIQVALS; from the coding sequence ATGGGATGGTTCTACGATTTCGCGCGCGAATACGGCTATGGAACTAACCGCAGCCAATGGTTCGCGCTTTACCGTGACGACGGCAAGGTCGATGATGAAACGATCATCAACGCCGTACGTCGCAGCGCGTTTCGCTTGCATCCGATCGGCCCGCACGGACGTAGCGACGGCAGCATTACACTGGCGAGCATCGACAGGATTACCATGCGCCTGCCCTCACTCGAGTGTCCTTTCATCCAAGAGGGCAGAAACGACAGGCCCGAATCAATCCAGGTAGCCTTGTCCTGA
- the serS gene encoding serine--tRNA ligase has protein sequence MLDIQLLRKDLDGVAKRLADRGYTLDVAAFSSLEAERREIQTRTEELQARRNSLSKQIGAMKGRGEDTSAVMAEVGGIGDEMKASAVKLDEIQARLSDLMLQMPNLPHESVPVGKDETENVEVRRWGTPRQFDFDVKDHVDVGTPLGLDFETGAKLSGARFTVLRGPVARLHRALAQFMLDTHTQQHGYSETYTPYIVNPDVLYGTGQLPKFADDMFRVEKGGAENTVTQYLISTSEISLTNTVRDTIVDAAALPIKLTAHSPCFRSEAGSYGRDTRGMIRQHQFDKVEMVQIVAPEASYAALDEMVGHAETILQKLELPYRVITLCTGDMSFAATKTFDLEVWLPAQNTYREISSCSNTESFQARRMQARFRNAQGKPELVHTLNGSGLAVGRTLVAVLENYQNADGSVTVPVALRPYMSGIERIDAPSSAA, from the coding sequence ATGCTCGACATCCAGTTGCTGCGCAAAGACCTCGACGGCGTTGCGAAACGCCTCGCCGATCGCGGCTACACCCTCGACGTCGCTGCGTTCTCCTCGCTCGAAGCGGAACGCCGTGAGATCCAGACCCGCACCGAAGAACTGCAGGCGCGTCGCAACAGCCTCTCGAAGCAGATCGGCGCGATGAAGGGGCGCGGCGAGGACACGTCGGCGGTGATGGCCGAAGTGGGGGGGATCGGCGACGAGATGAAGGCGTCGGCGGTGAAGCTCGACGAGATCCAGGCGCGCCTGTCCGACCTGATGCTGCAGATGCCGAACCTGCCGCACGAGAGCGTGCCTGTCGGCAAGGACGAGACGGAGAACGTCGAGGTGCGCCGCTGGGGCACGCCGCGACAGTTCGATTTCGACGTGAAGGATCATGTCGATGTCGGCACGCCGCTCGGCCTCGATTTCGAAACGGGCGCGAAGCTGTCGGGCGCGCGCTTCACCGTGCTGCGCGGACCCGTCGCGCGCCTGCATCGCGCGCTCGCGCAGTTCATGCTCGACACGCACACGCAGCAGCACGGCTACAGCGAGACGTACACGCCGTACATCGTCAATCCGGACGTGCTGTACGGCACGGGCCAGTTGCCGAAGTTCGCGGACGACATGTTCCGAGTCGAGAAGGGCGGGGCGGAGAACACCGTCACGCAGTACCTGATCTCGACGTCCGAAATCTCGCTGACGAACACCGTGCGCGACACGATCGTCGACGCGGCCGCGCTGCCGATCAAGCTGACCGCGCATTCGCCGTGCTTCCGGTCGGAGGCGGGCTCGTACGGCCGCGACACGCGCGGAATGATCCGCCAGCACCAGTTCGACAAGGTCGAGATGGTGCAGATCGTCGCGCCGGAGGCGTCGTATGCGGCGCTCGACGAGATGGTCGGCCATGCGGAGACGATCCTGCAGAAGCTCGAGCTGCCGTACCGCGTGATCACGCTGTGCACGGGCGACATGAGCTTCGCCGCGACGAAGACGTTCGACCTCGAAGTGTGGCTGCCCGCGCAGAACACGTATCGCGAGATCTCGAGCTGCTCGAACACGGAATCGTTCCAGGCGCGCCGGATGCAGGCGCGGTTCCGCAACGCGCAGGGCAAGCCGGAACTCGTGCACACGCTGAACGGCTCGGGCCTCGCGGTCGGCCGCACGCTCGTGGCGGTACTGGAGAACTACCAGAACGCCGACGGCTCGGTGACGGTGCCTGTCGCGCTGCGGCCGTACATGAGCGGTATCGAGCGGATCGACGCGCCGTCGAGCGCGGCCTGA
- a CDS encoding GNAT family N-acetyltransferase: MALIDDISQSFENYDLTHAPLSVEANGLLSEGGCACMSSTLTVRRIAADQGGVYRELRAASLREPYASGETPEAELAVDAARAAAIAQQRATSDESTTFVLYTEGHPAGMIGAYFDSTPARRAFVSELWVAHAVRHLRGGVLLVDTARGWLAARGAVKIYAWIADQNRSAIRFYEHVGFADTGERAPIARVPGAMKSLFVSREHA; encoded by the coding sequence ATCGCGCTTATCGACGACATTTCACAGTCATTCGAAAATTACGATTTGACTCATGCCCCGCTTTCGGTTGAAGCTAACGGCTTGCTGTCCGAAGGGGGCTGTGCCTGCATGAGTTCGACCTTGACTGTTCGTCGTATTGCCGCGGATCAGGGCGGCGTGTATCGCGAACTCCGCGCCGCCTCGCTGCGCGAGCCCTATGCGAGCGGCGAGACGCCGGAAGCCGAGCTGGCCGTCGACGCGGCGAGAGCGGCGGCGATCGCGCAGCAGCGCGCGACGTCCGACGAATCGACCACGTTCGTGCTGTACACCGAAGGCCATCCGGCCGGCATGATCGGCGCGTATTTCGACAGCACGCCCGCGCGGCGCGCGTTCGTCAGCGAGCTGTGGGTCGCGCACGCGGTCCGTCATCTGCGCGGCGGCGTGCTGCTCGTCGACACGGCGCGCGGGTGGCTTGCCGCGCGCGGCGCCGTCAAGATCTACGCGTGGATCGCCGATCAGAACCGCAGCGCGATCCGTTTCTACGAACATGTCGGCTTTGCCGATACCGGCGAACGCGCGCCGATTGCCCGCGTGCCGGGCGCAATGAAGTCGCTGTTCGTTTCGCGCGAGCACGCGTAA
- a CDS encoding recombinase family protein: MLQMLGAFAGFEREMIRERTKSGVQTVKRRGICLGRPRSLEREGERRVARQ, from the coding sequence ATGCTCCAAATGCTTGGGGCATTCGCTGGATTCGAACGAGAAATGATCCGCGAGCGGACGAAGAGCGGCGTGCAGACCGTCAAGAGGCGCGGTATCTGCCTAGGCCGGCCGCGAAGCCTCGAACGCGAGGGCGAGCGCCGCGTTGCGCGTCAATGA
- the minC gene encoding septum site-determining protein MinC, producing the protein MSLKKSPFFELRSGSVDTLLFIVKTADLDALRAELVKRFEATPEFFADDVVAIDVRRLADDERVPLDDLRRMLNDVRMRAIGVVAQPGQHTWAAGAGLPLLEARDRRAPAPKAAGDAPTQPEEQDTPAAGQAALFAEAGSSGVDAGAQASPVAPVVAPQSATLVIDKPLRSGQQIYAKGDLVVLGPVSYGAEVIAEGNIHIYAPLRGRALAGVHGNHDARIFCTCLEPELISIAGIYRTTENPLPADVLGKSVQIRLEQEKLMIEPLRLT; encoded by the coding sequence ATGTCGCTTAAAAAATCGCCATTCTTCGAACTGCGCAGCGGTTCGGTCGACACGTTGCTGTTCATCGTGAAAACCGCCGACCTCGATGCGTTGCGCGCCGAGTTGGTCAAGCGTTTCGAAGCGACTCCCGAGTTCTTTGCGGACGACGTCGTCGCGATCGACGTGCGTCGGCTCGCGGACGACGAGCGCGTCCCGCTCGACGACCTCCGTCGGATGCTGAACGACGTGCGGATGCGCGCGATCGGCGTCGTCGCGCAGCCGGGGCAACACACGTGGGCGGCGGGCGCCGGCCTGCCGCTTCTCGAGGCGCGGGATCGGCGCGCGCCGGCACCGAAGGCAGCGGGCGACGCACCCACGCAGCCGGAGGAGCAGGACACGCCGGCGGCCGGGCAGGCCGCGCTTTTTGCCGAAGCCGGTTCGTCCGGCGTCGATGCGGGCGCGCAGGCTTCGCCCGTCGCGCCCGTCGTCGCGCCACAATCGGCGACGCTCGTCATCGACAAGCCGCTGCGTTCAGGACAACAGATTTACGCGAAGGGAGATCTCGTGGTGCTCGGCCCGGTCAGCTACGGCGCCGAAGTCATCGCGGAAGGCAACATCCACATCTACGCGCCGTTGCGCGGCCGCGCTCTCGCGGGCGTGCACGGCAATCACGACGCGCGCATCTTCTGCACGTGTCTCGAACCGGAGCTGATCTCGATCGCGGGTATCTATCGGACCACCGAGAACCCGCTGCCGGCCGACGTGCTCGGCAAATCGGTGCAGATCCGGTTGGAACAGGAAAAACTGATGATCGAACCGCTGCGTCTCACCTGA